The genomic segment CCGCGCCGAACTGGTCGAGTCCGCCGAACGCGCCGGCTTCCCCCGCACCTGCTGCTGCTGGACCCGGGGCCTCTACGGCGCCGTCCACGACGCCCGCATCGGCCGCGTCGTCGGCGTCGTGCGGGGCGACTGCAGCAACACCGAGGCCCTCCTGGAAGTGCTCCGCAGCGAGGGCATCGACTGCATCGCCTTCGACTACCCGCGCGCACCCGAGCCCCGCCGCATGCAGGCGGCCCTGCGCGAACTGGCCGAAACGCTCGGCGCGGACCTCGCCGAGGCCGAGCGGTGGCGCGCCCGGCTGCAGCCGGCCCGCGAGGCCGCCGCGCAGATCGACCGCCTGGCCTGGGAACACGACCGGGTGACGGGCCTCGAGAACCACCTCTGGCTGGTCAGCACGAGCGACTTCTGCGCGGACCCCGACCGCTACCGGGCCGAGGCCCATCGGTTCCTGGACCGCGCCGGGCACCGCCCGCCCATCCCGCACCTGCTGCGCCTGGGGCTCTGCGGAGTGCCCCCCATCGTGCCCGAACTCTACGGATTCGTGGAGAGCATGGGCGCCCTGGTCGTCTACAACGAGACGCAGCGGCAGTTCTCCATGCCGGTCGGTGGCGACTCGCTCTCTGCCCAGTACACCCGCTA from the Candidatus Brocadiaceae bacterium genome contains:
- a CDS encoding 2-hydroxyacyl-CoA dehydratase, giving the protein MFEPILPPVLPAHPPRDRLVAITSTLPVEVLLAAGLVPVDVNNLFMASPHRAELVESAERAGFPRTCCCWTRGLYGAVHDARIGRVVGVVRGDCSNTEALLEVLRSEGIDCIAFDYPRAPEPRRMQAALRELAETLGADLAEAERWRARLQPAREAAAQIDRLAWEHDRVTGLENHLWLVSTSDFCADPDRYRAEAHRFLDRAGHRPPIPHLLRLGLCGVPPIVPELYGFVESMGALVVYNETQRQFSMPVGGDSLSAQYTRYTYPYGLTPRIEDIRAECGRRRLHGLIHYVQSFCHRRIEDGLLRRNLGLPVLTLEADRPGPLSGQVRTRLEAFVQMLTARRRRE